A stretch of Haloprofundus halophilus DNA encodes these proteins:
- a CDS encoding halocyanin domain-containing protein, with the protein MTRNRAGDGRDSLPTFSRRQTLRAAGAAAVGTATALAGCSTGEAGSDATPTDGETGGTGESNGTRTGAPTESAEGAQTETTEGAQTESAETETPDEEWESWFGPTDNYDGFADRTGEAEVTVMVGADGIEGPHAYEPTAIRVSPGTTVVWEWTGAGGTHDVIAEDGSFESELVADEGHTFERTFDETGTTKYFCTPHRAMGMRGGVVVEE; encoded by the coding sequence GTGACCCGAAATCGAGCCGGTGACGGACGAGATTCCCTCCCGACGTTCTCCAGACGACAGACCCTCCGAGCGGCCGGTGCGGCCGCCGTCGGGACGGCGACAGCGCTCGCCGGTTGCTCGACGGGCGAGGCGGGGTCGGACGCGACGCCGACCGACGGCGAAACCGGTGGCACCGGCGAGTCGAACGGGACTCGGACGGGGGCGCCGACGGAGTCGGCGGAGGGGGCGCAGACGGAGACGACGGAGGGGGCGCAGACGGAGTCGGCGGAGACCGAGACGCCCGACGAGGAGTGGGAGTCGTGGTTCGGGCCGACCGACAACTACGACGGGTTCGCCGACCGAACCGGCGAGGCCGAGGTGACGGTGATGGTCGGCGCGGACGGCATCGAGGGTCCGCACGCCTACGAACCGACCGCGATTCGCGTCTCGCCGGGGACGACCGTCGTCTGGGAGTGGACCGGCGCGGGCGGTACTCACGACGTGATAGCCGAGGACGGCAGTTTCGAGAGCGAACTCGTCGCCGACGAAGGCCACACCTTCGAGCGGACGTTCGACGAGACGGGAACGACGAAGTACTTCTGTACCCCGCACAGGGCGATGGGGATGCGCGGCGGCGTCGTCGTCGAAGAGTGA
- a CDS encoding PRC-barrel domain-containing protein: protein MDGTPQEITTLVGREVYSNNGVYVGEVEDVRLDLDQEVVTGLALAELNRELFEGRIERGKGVLIPYRWVRAVGDVVLINDVIERLKQPEEESEIAV, encoded by the coding sequence ATGGACGGGACGCCACAAGAAATCACGACGCTCGTCGGCCGAGAGGTGTACTCCAACAACGGGGTGTACGTCGGCGAAGTCGAAGACGTTCGCCTCGACCTCGACCAGGAAGTCGTCACGGGACTCGCCCTCGCCGAACTGAACCGAGAGCTGTTCGAAGGCCGCATCGAGCGCGGCAAGGGAGTACTCATCCCGTACCGCTGGGTTCGCGCCGTCGGCGACGTCGTCCTCATCAACGACGTCATCGAGCGTTTGAAACAACCGGAAGAAGAGTCAGAAATCGCGGTCTAA
- a CDS encoding DHH family phosphoesterase → MSSEVSISSMSTYAILGCGSVGHAVADELAAGGKDVLILDKDESRVEALRDQDLNAQRQDIREPEVASAVEDRDVILILSSDVEANKAAVSTIRERGGDQFVVVRASDPVSEDELTELGADVVINPSTVIADSALRTLESGELEYKARQLADVLVATDGELAILTHDNPDPDSIASAVALRQIAEEYGVDADILYNGDIGHQENRAFVNLLGIDLLSRDETKPLSQYGAVALVDHMKSGDFDVEVPIDIFIDHYEPDREFDATFTDVRPNVSSTSTILTKYIQEFDLSPSEEVATALLYGIRAETLDFKRDTTPADLTAAAYLYPFANHDTLEQVESPSMSPETLDVLAEAIQNREVQGSHLVSNAGFIRDREALAQAAQHLLNLEGITTTAVFGIAEDTIYLAARSKDIRMNIGNILQDAFKDIGEAAGHSTQASVEIPLGIFTGIETSEDNRDTLLALTEEAVRRKLFQAMGVDGSESGNGS, encoded by the coding sequence ATGAGTTCTGAGGTCAGCATCTCCTCGATGTCTACGTACGCTATCTTGGGGTGCGGGAGCGTCGGGCATGCCGTCGCGGACGAACTCGCGGCCGGGGGTAAAGACGTCCTCATACTCGACAAGGACGAGAGTCGGGTGGAGGCACTCCGCGACCAAGATCTGAACGCGCAGAGACAGGACATCCGAGAACCGGAGGTCGCGTCGGCGGTCGAGGACCGCGACGTCATTCTCATCCTCTCGTCGGACGTCGAGGCGAACAAGGCGGCCGTCTCGACGATTCGAGAGCGCGGCGGCGACCAGTTCGTCGTCGTGCGCGCCTCGGACCCCGTCTCCGAGGACGAACTGACCGAACTCGGCGCGGACGTGGTCATCAACCCCTCGACGGTCATCGCCGACTCCGCGCTCCGGACGCTCGAATCCGGCGAGTTAGAGTACAAGGCCCGGCAGTTGGCCGACGTGCTCGTCGCCACCGACGGCGAGTTGGCCATCCTGACGCACGACAACCCCGACCCCGACTCCATCGCCAGCGCCGTCGCGCTCAGACAGATCGCCGAGGAGTACGGCGTCGACGCCGACATCCTCTACAACGGCGACATCGGCCACCAGGAGAACCGGGCGTTCGTCAACCTGCTCGGCATCGACCTGCTCTCGCGCGACGAAACGAAGCCACTGTCGCAGTACGGCGCAGTCGCGCTCGTCGACCACATGAAGTCCGGCGACTTCGACGTCGAGGTCCCCATCGACATCTTCATCGACCACTACGAACCCGACCGGGAGTTCGACGCGACGTTCACCGACGTCCGACCCAACGTCTCCTCGACGTCGACTATCCTCACGAAGTACATCCAGGAGTTCGACCTCAGCCCGAGCGAGGAAGTCGCCACCGCGCTGCTGTACGGCATCCGTGCGGAGACGCTCGACTTCAAGCGCGACACAACCCCCGCCGACCTCACGGCGGCGGCGTACCTCTACCCCTTCGCCAACCACGACACGCTCGAACAGGTCGAGTCGCCGTCGATGTCGCCGGAGACGCTGGACGTGCTCGCCGAAGCCATCCAAAATCGAGAAGTGCAGGGCAGCCACCTCGTCTCGAACGCGGGGTTCATCCGCGACCGCGAGGCGCTCGCGCAGGCGGCCCAGCATCTCTTGAATCTGGAAGGTATCACGACCACCGCCGTCTTCGGCATCGCCGAGGATACTATCTACCTCGCCGCACGCTCGAAGGATATTCGGATGAACATCGGCAACATCCTCCAGGACGCGTTCAAAGATATCGGCGAGGCGGCCGGCCACTCCACGCAGGCGAGCGTCGAGATCCCGCTCGGCATCTTCACCGGCATCGAGACGAGCGAGGACAACCGCGACACGCTGCTGGCGCTGACCGAGGAGGCGGTGCGTCGAAAACTGTTCCAGGCGATGGGCGTCGACGGTAGCGAGAGCGGAAACGGTAGTTAA
- a CDS encoding DUF7344 domain-containing protein, translating to MSSVRTPLDAENEPTLTELFDALADERRRRILDAVERADPRLPVALLANALAPDDADEDDVRTLRVSLVHSHLPRLDDVGLLSYDRDDRVVSSTPTTTRALSVVDAGREVPR from the coding sequence ATGTCCAGCGTACGCACTCCGCTCGACGCGGAGAACGAGCCGACTCTGACGGAACTGTTCGACGCACTCGCCGACGAGCGACGCCGTCGAATTCTCGACGCGGTCGAGCGAGCCGACCCCCGGCTCCCGGTCGCGTTACTGGCGAACGCGCTCGCCCCCGACGACGCCGACGAGGACGACGTCCGGACGCTACGCGTCTCGCTCGTCCACTCTCACCTTCCGAGACTCGACGACGTCGGTCTCCTGTCGTACGACCGCGACGACCGCGTCGTCTCGTCGACTCCGACGACGACGAGAGCGCTCTCCGTCGTCGACGCCGGCCGGGAGGTCCCGCGATGA